In one window of Porites lutea chromosome 8, jaPorLute2.1, whole genome shotgun sequence DNA:
- the LOC140945111 gene encoding uromodulin-like, which translates to MLINDGILALRQHCNVGTSVYGWMLQGHTYKTVNAELPHLCVFVCRKDHRCQSFNFVMSDQRCEFNNRTSKAKPGDFISSPDRLYFTRGISRVPLGSIPELPAETCKEIKASEGEKIVSGKYWFDSIEPGNVLLAYCNMTTQDIDECTASVRLCNLNANCVNTDGSYYCSCFSGFYGDGKNCEDIDECASGSHNCDSDVRATCTNSIGSYLCSCKEGYEGDGRICSLPTECKNYKSLSGNGRKVTYTSGPAVCDSQLSGWYRFHGGAGTKMPTSCVPKNRCKTNHPGWLNGNHPTVADGQVTRQVCFRKDSKCCKWSTNIKVRNCGDYFVYLVNGTPNSKCNLRYCSTG; encoded by the exons ATGCTCATCAACGACGGCATATTGGCTCTGAGACAGCATTGTAATGTCGGTACATCTGTCTATGGCTGGATGTTACAGGGACATACCTATAAAACCGTCAATGCTGAACTCCCTCATCTGTGCGTGTTTGTATGTCGCAAAGACCATCGATGTCAAAGTTTCAATTTTGTCATGTCCGACCAAAGGTGTGAGTTTAACAACCGCACTAGTAAAGCCAAGCCTGGAGATTTCATCTCAAGTCCTGACAGACTATACTTCACGCGAGGCATTAGTCGAG TCCCCCTTGGCTCAATTCCTGAACTACCCGCTGAGACTTGCAAAGAAATCAAGGCTAGTGAAGGAGAAAAAATTGTCAGTGGGAAATattggtttgattccattgaaccTGGAAATGTTCTACTGGCCTACTGCAACATGACCACTCAAG ATATAGACGAGTGTACGGCCTCTGTGCGGTTGTGTAATCTCAATGCTAACTGCGTCAATACCGACGGTTCGTACTACTGCTCTTGTTTCAGCGGCTTTTATGGTGATGGTAAAAATTGCGAAG ACATAGATGAGTGTGCAAGTGGAAGCCATAATTGTGACAGTGATGTGAGGGCAACCTGTACAAATTCTATTGGATCATATTTGTGTTCATGCAAAGAAGGTTATGAAGGTGATGGAAGGATTTGCAGTCTTCCAACAG AATGTAAAAACTACAAGTCATTGTCCGGAAATGGGAGGAAAGTTACCTACACTTCAGGCCCCGCTGTTTGTGATAGTCAACTATCTGGGTGGTACCGTTTTCATGGAGGGGCGGGCACGAAAATGCCAACGTCTTGTGTTCCAAAAAATAGATGCAAAACAAATCACCCTGGTTGGTTAAACGGAAATCACCCCACTGTGGCAGACGGACAAGTCACCAGGCAGGTCTGCTTTCGCAAAGACTCAAAATGCTGTAAATGGTCCACCAATATTAAAGTTCGAAATTGTGGTGATTACTTCGTTTATTTGGTCAATGGAACACCTAATTCTAAATGCAATCTCCGATACTGCAGCACTGGCTAG